The Helianthus annuus cultivar XRQ/B chromosome 16, HanXRQr2.0-SUNRISE, whole genome shotgun sequence genome includes a window with the following:
- the LOC110920036 gene encoding uncharacterized protein LOC110920036, translated as MSNLAKFEFMALHITGKNYLSWALDAEIHLNANNLGDTIKEGNKTSTQDKAKAMIFLRHHIHESLKNEYLTIKDPLVLWTNLKERYDNQKTVILPRARYEWINLRLQDFKSISEYNSAMFRVTSQLILYGENITDKEMLEKTFSTFHASNIVLQQQYRERGFTKYSDLISCLLVAKQNNELLMKSHETRPVGTTPFPEVNVATYNDQSGSHGRDHGYQRGRGHGRSRGRGRGHGRGRGHTYDRGNYHGVQFKNKRTHQKLHDNEKKSNDERGKKKSGTSSNACYRCGGNNHWAGTCRTARHLVELYQHSIKDKQKGIETNFTYEDENVDVPSGEKDHTNATNLDYDDFLIEPANLDSGDIMADTNQLDACNFPYA; from the coding sequence ATGTCGAATCTTGCAAAGTTTGAGTTTATGGCTTTACACATCACTGGAAAAAATTATTTGTCATGGGCTTTGGATGCTGAAATCCATCTAAATGCCAATAACCTTGGGGATACAATTAAAGAAGGAAATAAAACGAGTACCCAAGATAAAGCAAAGGCAATGATTTTCTTACGCCACCATATTCATGAGTCATTGAAAAATGAATATCTCACTATCAAAGATCCACTCGTCCTATGGACTAATTTAAAAGAAAGGTATGACAATCAGAAAACAGTAATATTACCAAGAGCTCGTTATGAATGGATTAATTTAAGGTTGCAAGACTTTAAGTCTATAAGTGAGTATAACTCAGCAATGTTTAGAGTCACGTCACAATTAATTCTATATGGTGAAAATATTACTGATAAGGAGATGTTGGAAAAAACATTCTCCACCTTTCACGCCTCAAACATTGTCTTGCAACAACAATATCGTGAAAGGGGCTTCACCAAATACAGTGACTTGATATCATGTTTGCTTGTGGCTAAGCAAAATAATGAGCTACTAATGAAAAGCCATGAAACTCGTCCGGTTGGTACAACTCCATTCCCAGAAGTGAATGTGGCAACATATAATGACCAAAGTGGAAGTCACGGACGTGATCATGGCTATCAACGTGGGCGTGGTCATGGTCGTAgtcgtggtcgtggtcgtggtcATGGACGTGGTCGTGGACATACGTATGATCGGGGGAATTATCATGGTGTTCAATTCAAAAACAAAAGAACCCACCAGAAGTTGCATGATAATGAAAAGAAATCCAATGATGAAAGAGGTAAAAAGAAAAGTGGAACCTCATCGAATGCATGCTATCGATGTGGTGGTAACAACCACTGGGCTGGTACATGTCGTACAGCCAGACACTTGGTAGAGCTTTACCAACAttctataaaagacaaacaaAAAGGAATAGAGACAAATTTCACATATGAAGATGAAAATGTTGATGTCCCAAGTGGTGAAAAGGACCATACTAATGCAACTAATCTGGATTATGATGATTTCCTTATCGAGCCAGCTAATTTGGATTCTGGTGATATCATGGCTGATACAAACCAGTTGGATGCTTGCAATTTTCCCTATGCATGA
- the LOC110917335 gene encoding MADS-box protein SOC1 yields MVRGKTQMRRIENATSRQVTFSKRRNGLLKKAFELSVLCDAEVALIIFSPRGKLCEFASASMEETIERYRNHVKDVQPENSSSVEDAQWQHLKDETASMAKKIELLELAKRKFLGEGLGSSTIEELLQIEQQLERSVSIIRARKMQVYNEQIEELQAKEKMLACQNAMLTGKCLGQTKEKTEEQRTNLLTAEHGESSDVETELFIGLPEKRMRQDKPK; encoded by the exons ATGGTGAGAGGAAAGACCCAGATGAGGAGAATAGAGAATGCTACAAGTAGACAAGTGACTTTCTCCAAAAGGAGAAATGGTTTGTTGAAGAAAGCTTTTGAGCTTTCTGTGCTTTGTGATGCTGAAGTTGCTTTAATTATCTTCTCACCAAGAGGCAAACTATGTGAATTTGCAAGCGCAAG CATGGAGGAGACTATTGAACGTTATAGGAATCACGTAAAAGACGTCCAACCCGAAAATTCTTCGAGTGTTGAAGATGCTCAG TGGCAGCATTTGAAGGATGAAACAGCAAGCATGGCAAAGAAGATAGAGTTACTAGAACTAGCAAAGAG AAAATTTTTGGGAGAAGGTCTGGGCTCTAGTACAATTGAGGAATTGCTACAGATTGAACAACAGCTGGAGAGGAGTGTATCCATCATTCGAGCGCGAAAG ATGCAAGTTTATAATGAACAGATTGAGGAGCTACAAGCAAAG GAGAAAATGCTAGCTTGTCAAAATGCAATGCTTACTGGAAAG TGTCTCGGCCAAACCAAAGAAAAGACGGAAGAACAGAGGACAAATTTACTAACTGCGGAACATGGAGAGAGTTCTGATGTTGAAACCGAATTATTCATTGGACTGCCCGAAAAACGGATGAGGCAAGATAAAccaaaatga